A genomic stretch from Pseudomonas sp. MUP55 includes:
- the dapE gene encoding succinyl-diaminopimelate desuccinylase, giving the protein MTAHADLSPTLQLAIDLIRRPSVTPIDADCQKLMMQRLGDAGFALEPMRIFDVDNFWATHGKHEGPVLCFAGHTDVVPTGPVQAWQNDPFDALIDEHGMLCGRGAADMKGSLAAMLVAAERFVADYPDHKGSVAFLITSDEEGPAHHGTKAVIERLAARKERLDWCIVGEPSSTTLVGDVVKNGRRGSLGATLTVRGVQGHVAYPHLAKNPIHLAAPALAELAAEHWDDGNAFFPPTSFQISNLNSGTGATNVIPGDLTAVFNFRFSTESTVEGLQQRVAAILDKHGLDWHVDWALSGLPFLTEPGALLDAVSASIKAITGRETQASTSGGTSDGRFIATLGTQVVELGPVNATIHQVNERILASDLDVLTEIYYQTLIKLLA; this is encoded by the coding sequence ATGACGGCCCATGCCGACCTTTCGCCGACCCTTCAACTTGCCATCGACCTGATCCGTCGCCCGTCGGTCACTCCGATCGACGCCGATTGCCAGAAGCTGATGATGCAGCGCCTGGGCGACGCCGGTTTTGCGCTCGAGCCAATGCGCATCTTCGACGTGGATAACTTCTGGGCGACCCATGGCAAGCACGAAGGCCCGGTGCTGTGTTTTGCCGGCCACACTGACGTGGTGCCGACCGGCCCGGTGCAGGCCTGGCAGAACGATCCGTTCGACGCACTGATCGACGAACACGGCATGCTGTGCGGCCGTGGCGCGGCGGACATGAAAGGCAGCCTGGCGGCGATGCTGGTGGCGGCGGAGCGTTTTGTCGCCGACTACCCGGACCACAAGGGCTCGGTGGCCTTCCTGATCACCAGCGACGAAGAAGGCCCGGCGCACCATGGCACCAAGGCCGTGATCGAACGTCTGGCCGCGCGCAAGGAGCGCCTGGACTGGTGCATCGTCGGCGAACCGTCGAGTACAACCCTGGTGGGTGACGTGGTCAAGAATGGCCGCCGTGGCTCCCTCGGCGCTACGCTGACCGTGCGCGGTGTGCAAGGCCACGTGGCATATCCGCACCTGGCGAAGAACCCGATCCACCTGGCCGCACCGGCATTGGCCGAGCTCGCTGCCGAGCATTGGGACGACGGCAACGCCTTCTTCCCGCCGACCAGCTTCCAGATCTCCAACCTCAATTCCGGTACCGGCGCCACCAACGTGATTCCCGGCGACCTGACGGCGGTGTTCAACTTCCGTTTTTCCACCGAATCCACCGTGGAAGGCTTGCAGCAACGGGTGGCCGCGATCCTGGATAAACACGGCCTGGACTGGCATGTGGACTGGGCGCTGTCGGGCCTGCCATTCCTCACCGAGCCGGGCGCACTGCTCGACGCGGTCTCGGCCAGCATCAAGGCGATCACCGGTCGTGAGACCCAGGCGTCCACCAGCGGCGGCACCTCGGATGGTCGCTTCATCGCGACCCTGGGCACGCAAGTGGTCGAGCTGGGCCCGGTGAATGCGACGATCCATCAGGTCAACGAGCGCATCCTTGCCAGCGACCTCGATGTGTTGACCGAAATCTACTATCAGACCCTGATCAAGTTGCTCGCCTGA
- a CDS encoding glycosyltransferase, translating into MSSRKFGLNLVVVLAIAALFTGFWALINRPVTTPNWPEQISGFSYSPFQQGQYPQKNQYPSDDQMRRDLEIMSKLTDNIRTYSVDGTLGDIPKLAEEFGLRVTLGIWISPDLERNEREIQRAIEIANSSRSVVRVVVGNEALFREEITPEALIVLLDRVRAAVKVPVTTSEQWHIWEKNPQLAKHVDLIAAHILPFWEFIPMDKAGQYVLDRARDLKKMFPKKPLLLSEVGWPSNGRMRGGNESSPADQAIYLRTLVNKLNRQGFNYFVIEAFDQPWKVSDEGSAGAYWGVYNAARQQKFNFEGPVVAIPQWRVLAIGSVVLALLSLTLLMIDGSALRQRGRTFLTFIAFLCGSVLVWIGYDYSQQYSTWFSLTVGFLLALGAMGVFIVLLTEAHELAEAVWTHKRRREFLPVEGESDYRPKVSIHVPCYNEPPEMVKQTLDALAALDYPDYEVLIIDNNTKDPAVWEPVRDYCQTLGPRFKFFHVAPLAGFKGGALNYLIPHTAKDAEVIAVIDSDYCVSPNWLKHMVPHFADPKIAVVQSPQDYRDQNESTFKKLCYAEYKGFFHIGMVTRNDRDAIIQHGTMTMTRRSVLEELGWADWCICEDAELGLRVFEKGLSAAYYHDSYGKGLMPDTFIDFKKQRFRWAYGAIQIIKRHTASLLRGKDTELTRGQRYHFLAGWLPWVADGMNIFFTVGALLWSAAMVIVPTRVDPPLLIFAIPPLALFVFKVGKIIFLYRRAVGVNLKDAFCAALAGLALSHTIAKAVLYGFFTTSIPFFRTPKNADNHGFWVAISEAREEMFIMLLLWGAALGIYLVQGLPSNDMRFWVVMLLVQSLPYVAALIMAFLSSLPKPAAKAEPAPAA; encoded by the coding sequence ATGTCATCGCGTAAATTTGGACTCAACCTGGTGGTGGTGCTGGCTATTGCCGCACTGTTCACTGGCTTCTGGGCGCTGATCAACCGCCCGGTCACTACCCCCAACTGGCCTGAACAGATCTCCGGGTTTTCTTACTCGCCGTTCCAGCAAGGCCAGTATCCACAGAAAAACCAATACCCGAGCGACGACCAGATGCGTCGCGACCTCGAGATCATGAGCAAGCTGACGGACAACATCCGTACCTACTCGGTCGACGGCACCCTGGGCGATATCCCCAAGCTGGCGGAAGAGTTCGGCCTGCGGGTGACCCTGGGTATCTGGATCAGCCCCGATCTTGAGCGCAACGAACGCGAAATCCAGCGCGCCATCGAGATCGCCAACAGCTCGCGCAGCGTTGTGCGGGTGGTGGTGGGTAACGAGGCGCTGTTCCGTGAAGAAATCACCCCAGAGGCGCTGATCGTGCTGCTGGACCGGGTGCGCGCCGCTGTGAAAGTGCCGGTGACCACCTCCGAGCAATGGCACATCTGGGAAAAGAACCCGCAACTGGCCAAGCACGTCGACCTGATCGCCGCGCACATCCTGCCGTTCTGGGAATTCATTCCGATGGACAAGGCCGGCCAGTACGTACTCGACCGCGCCCGGGACCTGAAGAAGATGTTCCCGAAAAAGCCGCTGCTGTTGTCGGAGGTTGGCTGGCCAAGTAACGGGCGCATGCGCGGCGGCAATGAATCGTCCCCGGCGGACCAGGCGATTTACCTGCGCACGCTGGTGAACAAGCTCAATCGCCAAGGCTTCAACTATTTTGTGATCGAAGCCTTCGACCAACCGTGGAAAGTCAGCGATGAAGGTTCTGCCGGCGCCTATTGGGGCGTGTACAACGCCGCGCGCCAGCAAAAATTCAACTTTGAAGGGCCGGTGGTCGCCATTCCGCAATGGCGCGTGCTGGCGATCGGCTCGGTGGTACTGGCCCTGCTGTCGCTGACCCTGTTAATGATCGACGGTTCGGCCTTGCGCCAGCGCGGCCGTACCTTCCTGACGTTTATCGCGTTCCTGTGCGGCTCGGTGCTGGTATGGATCGGCTACGACTACAGCCAGCAATACAGCACCTGGTTCAGCCTGACCGTCGGTTTCTTGCTGGCGCTGGGTGCCATGGGCGTATTCATCGTGTTGTTGACCGAAGCCCACGAACTGGCCGAAGCGGTGTGGACTCACAAGCGCCGGCGTGAATTCCTGCCGGTAGAAGGGGAATCGGACTACCGCCCGAAAGTGTCGATCCACGTGCCGTGCTACAACGAGCCGCCGGAAATGGTCAAACAGACCCTCGACGCCCTGGCCGCACTCGATTACCCGGACTACGAAGTCCTGATCATCGACAACAACACCAAGGACCCGGCGGTATGGGAACCGGTGCGCGACTACTGCCAAACCCTGGGCCCGCGTTTCAAGTTCTTCCACGTCGCGCCACTGGCCGGTTTCAAGGGCGGCGCGCTGAACTACCTGATTCCGCACACCGCCAAGGACGCCGAAGTGATCGCGGTGATCGACTCCGACTACTGCGTCTCGCCCAACTGGCTCAAGCACATGGTGCCGCACTTCGCCGACCCGAAAATCGCCGTGGTGCAGTCGCCACAGGATTACCGCGACCAGAACGAAAGCACCTTCAAGAAGCTCTGCTATGCGGAATATAAAGGCTTCTTCCATATCGGCATGGTCACCCGTAACGACCGCGACGCGATCATCCAGCACGGCACCATGACCATGACCCGTCGCTCGGTGCTCGAAGAGCTGGGCTGGGCCGACTGGTGCATCTGTGAAGACGCCGAACTGGGCCTGCGCGTGTTCGAAAAAGGCTTGTCGGCGGCGTATTACCACGACAGCTACGGCAAAGGCCTGATGCCCGATACCTTTATCGACTTCAAGAAACAGCGTTTCCGCTGGGCCTATGGCGCGATTCAGATCATCAAGCGCCACACCGCCAGCCTGCTGCGCGGCAAGGACACTGAGCTGACCCGTGGCCAGCGCTATCACTTCCTCGCGGGCTGGCTGCCGTGGGTGGCCGATGGCATGAACATCTTCTTCACCGTCGGCGCGCTGTTGTGGTCGGCGGCGATGGTCATCGTGCCGACCCGTGTCGATCCGCCGTTGCTGATCTTCGCCATCCCGCCGTTGGCGCTGTTCGTGTTCAAGGTGGGCAAGATCATCTTCCTCTACCGCCGTGCGGTCGGAGTCAACCTCAAGGATGCATTTTGCGCGGCGCTGGCCGGCCTGGCGTTGTCGCACACCATTGCCAAGGCGGTGCTGTATGGCTTCTTCACCACCAGCATTCCGTTCTTTCGCACGCCGAAAAACGCCGATAACCACGGCTTCTGGGTAGCCATTTCCGAAGCCCGCGAAGAGATGTTCATCATGCTGCTGTTGTGGGGCGCGGCGCTGGGGATCTACCTGGTGCAGGGCCTGCCGAGCAATGACATGCGCTTCTGGGTGGTGATGCTGCTGGTGCAGTCGCTGCCGTATGTGGCGGCGCTGATCATGGCGTTCCTGTCTTCACTGCCCAAACCTGCGGCGAAGGCTGAGCCCGCACCCGCGGCGTAA
- the tcdA gene encoding tRNA cyclic N6-threonylcarbamoyladenosine(37) synthase TcdA, producing the protein MSTEDPRFAGVARLYGIEGLERLKAAHVAIVGVGGVGSWAAEAIARCGVGEISLFDLDDVCVSNSNRQLHALDSTVGKPKVQVMAERLRGINPACTVHAVADFVTRDTMAEYITPNIDCVIDCIDAVNAKAALIAWCKRRKIQIITTGGAGGQIDPTLIQVCDLNRTFNDPLASKVRSTLRRDYGFSRTVTRHYSVPCVFSTEQLRYPKPDGSICLQKSFVGDGVKLDCAGGFGAVMMVTATFGMVAATKAVDKIVAGVRRPSERVKPA; encoded by the coding sequence ATGAGCACAGAAGATCCACGGTTTGCAGGCGTTGCCCGCTTGTATGGCATTGAAGGCCTGGAACGCTTGAAAGCGGCCCATGTGGCGATCGTCGGCGTTGGCGGCGTGGGCTCGTGGGCGGCGGAAGCCATCGCCCGCTGCGGGGTGGGCGAGATTTCGCTGTTTGACCTGGATGACGTCTGCGTCAGCAACAGCAACCGCCAGTTGCATGCGCTGGACAGCACCGTGGGCAAACCCAAGGTCCAAGTGATGGCCGAACGTCTGCGCGGCATCAACCCGGCGTGCACGGTGCATGCGGTGGCGGATTTCGTGACGCGCGACACCATGGCCGAGTACATCACCCCGAACATTGATTGCGTGATCGACTGCATCGACGCGGTCAACGCCAAGGCGGCGCTGATTGCCTGGTGCAAACGCCGCAAGATCCAGATCATTACCACCGGTGGCGCCGGCGGGCAGATCGACCCGACGCTGATCCAGGTGTGTGACCTGAACCGCACCTTCAACGATCCGCTGGCCTCGAAAGTGCGCTCCACGTTGCGCCGCGACTATGGTTTCTCACGCACCGTGACCCGTCATTACAGCGTGCCGTGCGTGTTTTCCACCGAGCAACTGCGCTACCCCAAGCCCGATGGCAGCATCTGTTTGCAGAAGAGTTTTGTCGGCGACGGCGTCAAGCTCGATTGTGCCGGTGGCTTTGGCGCGGTGATGATGGTGACGGCCACGTTCGGCATGGTGGCGGCCACCAAGGCGGTGGACAAGATCGTGGCGGGGGTGCGCCGGCCGTCGGAGCGGGTCAAGCCCGCCTGA
- a CDS encoding SufE family protein, producing the protein MSLPTDAVAALQAFQAIGSWEQRARLLMQWGERLPALTEADKVDANLVHGCESLVWLVGRLEDGHWQFAASSEARMIRGLVALLLARVNGLSAAQLQAVDLPEWFNQLGLSRQLSPSRSNGLNAVLQRMRSLSQTQN; encoded by the coding sequence ATGAGCTTGCCGACGGACGCGGTGGCCGCACTGCAAGCGTTCCAGGCCATAGGCAGCTGGGAGCAACGCGCACGCCTGTTGATGCAATGGGGCGAGCGGCTGCCGGCTCTGACGGAGGCCGACAAGGTCGACGCCAATCTGGTGCACGGCTGCGAAAGCCTGGTGTGGTTGGTGGGACGCTTAGAGGACGGTCACTGGCAGTTTGCCGCCAGCAGCGAGGCGCGGATGATTCGTGGGCTGGTGGCGTTGTTGCTGGCACGGGTCAATGGGTTGTCGGCTGCGCAGTTGCAGGCGGTTGACCTGCCTGAGTGGTTCAATCAACTGGGCTTGTCGCGCCAGCTCTCACCGTCACGCAGCAATGGCCTCAATGCGGTGCTGCAGCGCATGCGTTCCCTGAGCCAGACCCAAAACTGA
- a CDS encoding cysteine desulfurase — translation MLVPSPWRADFPAIATLQRQDQTYLDNAATTQKPQALLDAISHYYANGAANVHRAQHLPGAHATQAFEDSRSKVMQWLNAGDSGQVVFTHGATSALNLLAYGLEHLFNAGDEIAISALEHHANLLPWQQLAKRRALTLVVLPLEADGVIDLEAAARLIGPRTRLLAVSQLSNVLGAWQPLDALLGLARTHGTLTVIDGAQGIVHGRHDVQALGCDFYVFSSHKLYGPDGVGVLYGRHEALHHLRHWQFGGEMVQQADYHSASFRPAPLGFEAGTPPIAGVIGLGATLDYLTSLDQQAVVRHEAALHDYLLRGLKARNGVHVLGAPQVALVSFVVEGVHNADLAHLLTEQGIAVRAGHHCAMPLLKALQLSGAIRVSLALYNDSDDLERFFEALDQALDMLR, via the coding sequence ATGCTTGTGCCCTCCCCCTGGCGTGCTGATTTCCCAGCCATCGCCACCCTGCAACGCCAGGACCAGACCTACCTGGACAACGCCGCCACCACGCAAAAACCCCAAGCCCTGCTGGATGCAATCAGCCATTACTACGCCAATGGCGCAGCCAATGTGCACCGTGCCCAGCATCTGCCGGGTGCCCACGCGACCCAGGCGTTTGAAGACAGTCGCAGCAAGGTGATGCAGTGGTTGAATGCGGGCGACAGCGGGCAGGTGGTGTTTACCCACGGCGCAACCTCTGCGCTGAACCTCCTGGCCTATGGCCTGGAGCACTTATTCAATGCGGGCGATGAGATTGCCATCAGCGCCCTGGAACACCACGCCAACCTGCTGCCCTGGCAGCAACTGGCCAAACGTCGCGCACTGACCCTGGTGGTATTGCCACTGGAGGCTGACGGTGTGATTGACCTTGAGGCCGCCGCACGGCTGATCGGCCCGCGTACCCGACTGCTGGCGGTAAGCCAGCTATCCAACGTACTCGGCGCCTGGCAACCGCTCGATGCCTTGCTCGGGCTGGCCCGCACCCACGGCACACTGACGGTGATCGACGGCGCCCAAGGCATCGTCCACGGCCGCCACGACGTGCAGGCCCTGGGCTGCGACTTCTACGTATTTTCCAGCCACAAGCTGTACGGCCCGGACGGGGTCGGCGTGTTATACGGCCGCCATGAAGCCTTGCATCACCTGCGCCACTGGCAGTTCGGCGGCGAGATGGTGCAGCAGGCCGATTACCACAGCGCCAGCTTCCGCCCTGCCCCGCTGGGTTTTGAAGCGGGAACGCCGCCAATTGCCGGTGTGATCGGCCTGGGCGCGACGCTCGACTACCTGACTTCGCTGGATCAACAGGCGGTGGTCAGGCACGAGGCGGCGCTGCACGATTATCTGCTGCGCGGCTTGAAGGCGCGCAACGGCGTGCACGTATTGGGCGCGCCGCAGGTGGCGTTGGTCAGCTTTGTGGTCGAGGGCGTGCATAACGCCGACCTCGCCCACTTGCTGACCGAACAGGGGATTGCCGTGCGTGCCGGTCATCACTGTGCGATGCCGTTGCTCAAGGCGCTGCAGTTGTCGGGGGCGATCCGCGTGTCCCTGGCGCTGTACAACGACTCCGACGACCTGGAGCGTTTCTTTGAAGCACTGGACCAGGCGCTGGATATGTTGCGATGA
- the dapD gene encoding 2,3,4,5-tetrahydropyridine-2,6-dicarboxylate N-succinyltransferase → MSNSLFSLGFGVGTQNRQGAWLEVFYAQPLLNPSADIVAAIAPILGYTEGNQAITFTVTQALQLADALKGVDSAQAALLSRLAESHTPLVATLLAEDAALTSTPEAYLKLHLLSHRLVKPHGLHLAGVFPQLPNVAWTSQGAIDIAELAERQLEARLRGDLLEVFSVDKFPKMTDYVVPSGVRIADAARLRLGAYVGEGTTVMHEGFINFNAGTEGPGMIEGRVSAGVFVGKGSDLGGGCSTMGTLSGGGNIVIKVGEGCLIGANAGIGIPLGDRNTVESGLYVTAGTKVALLDEKNQLVKVVKARELAGQPDLLFRRNSETGAVECKTHKSAIELNETLHAHN, encoded by the coding sequence ATGTCCAATTCCCTGTTCAGCCTGGGCTTCGGCGTCGGCACTCAGAACCGCCAAGGTGCTTGGCTGGAAGTGTTTTACGCACAACCCCTGCTCAACCCGTCGGCTGACATCGTCGCGGCCATTGCGCCGATCCTCGGTTACACCGAAGGCAACCAGGCGATTACCTTCACCGTCACCCAGGCCCTGCAACTGGCCGACGCGCTCAAAGGCGTCGATTCCGCCCAGGCCGCCCTGCTCAGCCGTCTGGCTGAAAGCCATACCCCGCTGGTGGCGACCTTGCTGGCCGAAGATGCCGCGCTGACCTCCACGCCTGAGGCCTACCTCAAGCTGCACCTGTTGTCCCATCGCCTGGTCAAGCCTCACGGCCTGCACCTGGCCGGTGTGTTCCCGCAGCTGCCGAACGTGGCCTGGACCAGCCAGGGCGCCATCGATATCGCTGAACTGGCCGAACGCCAGCTGGAAGCGCGCCTGCGCGGCGATCTGCTGGAAGTGTTCTCGGTGGACAAATTCCCGAAAATGACCGACTACGTGGTGCCGAGCGGCGTGCGTATCGCTGACGCCGCCCGCCTGCGCCTGGGTGCCTACGTGGGCGAAGGCACCACCGTCATGCACGAAGGTTTCATCAACTTCAACGCCGGCACCGAAGGCCCGGGCATGATCGAAGGCCGCGTATCGGCTGGCGTGTTCGTCGGCAAGGGTTCGGACCTGGGCGGCGGCTGCTCGACCATGGGCACGCTCTCCGGTGGCGGTAACATCGTGATCAAGGTCGGCGAAGGCTGCCTGATCGGCGCCAACGCCGGTATCGGTATCCCGCTGGGCGACCGCAACACCGTGGAGTCCGGCCTGTACGTCACCGCCGGCACCAAGGTCGCCTTGCTGGACGAGAAGAACCAACTGGTCAAAGTGGTCAAGGCGCGTGAACTGGCGGGCCAGCCGGACCTGCTGTTCCGTCGCAACTCCGAGACCGGTGCCGTGGAGTGCAAAACCCACAAATCGGCCATCGAACTGAACGAAACGCTGCACGCTCACAACTAA
- a CDS encoding ArsC family reductase, which yields MTASSKTLHLFGIKACDTMKKARTWLDEHAVSYEFHDYKTAGIDREHLTQWCNEHGWQVVLNRAGTTFRKLEDERKADLDQSKAIELMLAQPSMIKRPVLDLGDRTLIGFKPESYSAALK from the coding sequence TTGACTGCTTCAAGCAAAACCTTGCACCTTTTCGGCATCAAAGCCTGCGACACCATGAAAAAGGCGCGCACCTGGCTTGATGAGCACGCTGTGAGCTATGAGTTCCATGATTACAAAACGGCCGGTATCGACCGCGAACACTTGACCCAATGGTGCAACGAGCACGGTTGGCAGGTGGTTTTGAACCGTGCGGGCACCACCTTTCGCAAACTCGAAGACGAACGCAAAGCCGATCTCGATCAGTCGAAAGCCATTGAATTGATGCTCGCACAACCCTCGATGATCAAGCGCCCGGTGCTCGATCTCGGTGACAGAACCCTGATTGGCTTCAAGCCAGAGAGTTATTCGGCGGCCCTCAAGTAG
- a CDS encoding Na+/H+ antiporter, protein MQTAYTVLILLMLVSVSRLVGRIIPLPLPLVQIGAGALLAWPTLGLHVALDPELFLFLFLPPLLFSDGWRMPKRELWRLRGPILTLAVGLVLFTVVGAGYLIHWIVPAIPLPVAFALAAVLSPTDAVAVSAISQNRLPTPLMHMLQGEALMNDASGLVTFKFALAAALTGVFSLADASLTFVLVAVGGLAVGVALSWLVGRLRAWMIARGWDDPATHVVFMLLLPFAAYVLAERLGASGILSAVAAGMMQSWLDLLPRQTSTRLLNRSVWSLLEFAFNGLIFLLLGLQLPDIIKAVVSHETTVWPTLMYRCLDVIAIFVVLVVLRFIWVQSIWRLSGLLRRVRGKPELTLVPTARSCWLLTVGGVRGAVTLAGVMSVPLLLAPGQAFPERDLLIFIAAGVILLSLVAACIALPLLLRGIEKSPDEKRHREVREAWKKTAVAAIHALEAEEPDEGALPDAAQAALATELKARLMSEYRHQLEVFNDSAEAQALALQMDKLERKLRLKGLRAQRLELYRLSRQHQIGDDVLREVLADLDMSEANLGSVK, encoded by the coding sequence ATGCAAACCGCCTACACCGTTCTTATCCTGCTGATGCTGGTCAGCGTTTCGCGTCTGGTCGGGCGCATCATTCCCCTCCCGCTGCCACTGGTGCAGATTGGCGCCGGGGCCCTGCTGGCCTGGCCCACGCTGGGGCTGCACGTGGCGCTGGACCCGGAGCTGTTCCTGTTTCTGTTCCTGCCACCGCTGCTGTTTTCCGATGGCTGGCGCATGCCCAAGCGTGAGTTGTGGCGCTTGCGCGGGCCGATTCTGACGCTGGCCGTAGGGCTGGTGCTGTTCACTGTGGTCGGCGCGGGTTATCTCATTCACTGGATTGTGCCGGCGATTCCGTTGCCGGTGGCCTTCGCCCTGGCCGCCGTGTTGTCGCCGACGGATGCCGTGGCGGTGTCGGCGATTTCCCAGAACCGCTTGCCCACGCCCTTGATGCACATGCTTCAGGGTGAGGCCTTGATGAATGACGCGTCGGGCCTGGTGACCTTCAAGTTTGCCCTGGCTGCCGCCCTGACCGGGGTGTTTTCCCTGGCTGATGCCAGCCTGACCTTTGTCTTGGTCGCCGTGGGCGGGCTCGCGGTGGGTGTGGCGTTGAGCTGGCTGGTGGGTCGTCTGCGCGCCTGGATGATCGCACGAGGTTGGGATGACCCGGCCACCCACGTGGTATTCATGTTGCTGCTGCCGTTCGCTGCCTACGTCCTGGCGGAACGCCTGGGGGCGTCGGGCATTTTGTCGGCGGTGGCGGCGGGCATGATGCAGAGCTGGCTGGACCTGCTGCCGCGTCAAACCAGTACGCGGCTGCTCAATCGCAGTGTCTGGTCGCTGCTGGAGTTTGCGTTCAATGGCCTGATCTTTCTGCTGCTGGGCCTGCAGCTGCCGGACATCATCAAGGCAGTGGTGAGCCATGAGACCACGGTGTGGCCGACCTTGATGTATCGCTGCCTGGACGTGATCGCGATTTTTGTGGTGCTGGTGGTGTTGCGCTTTATCTGGGTGCAGAGCATTTGGCGGCTGTCAGGCCTGCTGCGTCGCGTGCGTGGCAAACCCGAGCTGACCCTGGTGCCTACGGCACGCTCCTGCTGGTTGCTGACGGTGGGCGGCGTGCGCGGTGCGGTGACATTGGCGGGCGTGATGTCGGTGCCATTGCTGCTGGCGCCGGGCCAGGCTTTTCCGGAGCGCGACCTGCTGATCTTCATCGCGGCCGGGGTCATCCTGTTGTCATTGGTGGCCGCTTGTATCGCGCTGCCGCTGCTGCTTCGCGGCATCGAAAAGAGCCCCGATGAGAAGCGTCACCGAGAGGTCCGCGAAGCCTGGAAAAAAACCGCTGTGGCGGCGATCCATGCGCTGGAGGCCGAAGAGCCTGATGAAGGCGCACTACCGGACGCGGCTCAAGCGGCGTTGGCCACTGAGCTCAAAGCGCGGTTGATGTCGGAATATCGCCACCAGCTCGAGGTATTCAACGATTCCGCCGAAGCCCAGGCACTGGCGCTGCAGATGGATAAGTTGGAACGCAAGCTGCGGCTCAAGGGGCTGCGCGCGCAGCGGCTGGAATTGTATCGTTTGAGCCGTCAACACCAGATTGGCGATGACGTGTTACGCGAGGTCCTGGCGGATCTGGACATGAGTGAAGCGAACCTGGGCAGCGTCAAGTAG
- the dapC gene encoding succinyldiaminopimelate transaminase encodes MNNALNQLQPYPFEKLRALLGSVTPNPDKRPIALSIGEPKHTSPRFVAEALSNNLDQMAVYPTTLGTPALREAIGAWCERRFNVPGGWLDPARNILPVNGTREALFAFTQTVVNRGDDALVVSPNPFYQIYEGAAFLAGAKPHYLACLDSNGFNPDFDAVSPDIWKRCQILFLCSPGNPTGALIPVATLKKLIALADEYDFVIAADECYSELYFDEQTPPPGLLSACVELGRQDFKRCVVFHSLSKRSNLPGLRSGFVAGDAEILKAFLLYRTYHGCAMPVQTQLASIAAWQDEAHVLANRDLYREKFDAVLAILKPVLDVQSPDGGFYLWPNVNGDDAAFCRDLFVEEHVTVVPGSYLSREVDGFNPGAGRVRLALVAPLAECVEAAERIRDFIQRRA; translated from the coding sequence ATGAACAACGCCCTGAACCAGTTGCAGCCCTACCCGTTCGAGAAACTGCGCGCCCTGCTCGGCAGTGTCACCCCGAACCCGGACAAACGCCCGATTGCACTGTCGATTGGCGAGCCCAAGCACACATCCCCAAGGTTCGTGGCCGAGGCGCTGAGCAATAACCTGGACCAGATGGCGGTGTACCCGACCACGTTGGGCACCCCTGCACTGCGCGAGGCCATTGGCGCCTGGTGCGAGCGCCGCTTCAACGTACCTGGCGGCTGGCTGGACCCGGCGCGCAATATTCTGCCGGTCAATGGCACGCGCGAGGCACTGTTCGCCTTTACCCAGACCGTGGTCAATCGCGGTGACGACGCGCTGGTGGTGAGCCCGAACCCGTTCTACCAGATCTATGAAGGCGCCGCGTTCCTCGCCGGTGCCAAGCCGCATTACCTGGCGTGCCTGGACAGCAATGGTTTCAATCCGGACTTCGATGCCGTATCGCCGGACATCTGGAAACGCTGCCAGATCCTGTTCCTGTGCTCCCCGGGCAACCCGACCGGCGCGCTGATTCCAGTCGCCACCCTGAAAAAGCTGATCGCCCTGGCCGACGAGTACGATTTCGTGATCGCCGCCGACGAGTGCTATAGCGAACTCTACTTCGACGAGCAAACCCCGCCGCCGGGCCTGCTGAGCGCCTGTGTCGAACTGGGTCGCCAGGACTTCAAGCGTTGCGTGGTCTTCCATAGCCTGTCCAAGCGTTCCAACCTGCCAGGCCTGCGTTCGGGCTTCGTGGCTGGCGACGCAGAGATTCTCAAGGCGTTCCTCCTGTATCGCACCTACCACGGTTGCGCCATGCCAGTGCAAACCCAACTGGCCAGCATCGCCGCCTGGCAAGACGAAGCACACGTACTGGCCAACCGTGACCTGTATCGCGAGAAGTTTGACGCGGTGCTGGCAATCCTCAAGCCGGTGCTGGATGTGCAAAGCCCGGACGGCGGCTTTTACCTGTGGCCGAATGTGAATGGGGACGATGCGGCGTTCTGCCGTGACTTGTTCGTGGAAGAACACGTGACGGTAGTACCGGGCTCTTACCTGTCCCGTGAAGTGGACGGCTTCAATCCAGGCGCCGGGCGTGTGCGCCTGGCATTGGTTGCGCCGCTGGCCGAATGCGTCGAAGCGGCTGAGCGGATTCGCGATTTCATCCAGCGCCGCGCTTAA